In a single window of the Necator americanus strain Aroian chromosome X, whole genome shotgun sequence genome:
- a CDS encoding hypothetical protein (NECATOR_CHRX.G23205.T1), translating into MFTKRTPRTIIDWELFASLVGFWEDTIMDNIDHEYDRLVEYLLDCMRTARSFETTKRCLPPETLELIRQRGAARAASNKEITSEIAMLRREGRKKSKWKPQREKCRSVG; encoded by the coding sequence ATGTTCACTAAGCGAACTCCGAGAACCATCATTGACTGGgagctcttcgcttcgcttgtcggcttttgggaagataccatcatggacaacatcgaccaCGAATATGATCGGCTTGTAGAATATCTTCTCGACTGCATGAGGACAGCGAGGAGTTTCgaaaccaccaagagatgcCTACCGCCGGAAACTCTAGAGCtaatacgtcagcgtggagctgcacgagctgcAAGCAACAAAGAAATCACGTCCGAGATCGCAATGCTTCGCAGAGAGGGGAGAAAGAAATCTAAATGGaaacctcaaagagagaaatgcagaagtgttggctga
- a CDS encoding hypothetical protein (NECATOR_CHRX.G23206.T1) translates to MEQLRLGGHSRLLLRSLRHLRPLASSPFDGRWTYHSRGLPFRSPTYCYVGKKSYFTRQKPEHLKKFGRNTDQGLYGEGTKLLEKMPEPPRFVKTGI, encoded by the coding sequence ATGGAACAACTGCGGCTAGGAggtcattcacgacttctactcagatctcttcgacatctacgtccacttgcctcctcaccatttGATGGAAGATGGACATATCATTCCAGAGGTCTTcccttccgaagtccgacatACTGTTATGTCGGTAAAAAATCGTACTTCACCCGACAGaagcctgaacatctgaagaaattCGGACGAAATACGGATCAAGGACTTTATGGGGAAGGAACAAAACTATTGGAAAAGATGCCTGAACCTCCACGTTTTGTGAAGACGGGCATATAA
- a CDS encoding hypothetical protein (NECATOR_CHRX.G23208.T1) yields the protein MTALRNPRERHCSRREVGNLSLFCFRQPVLPPPLREDGRWVLRRNTTCYLSVNRRPRSTINRPEAFRASPLGFRSVDGFLTGAVLLYKKADPHDIGNYRPICLLSVIYKLFTRVILNRIEKVLDEGQPCEQAGFRKGFSTIDHIHTVSKLIELSREYKIPLCLTFIDLKKDFDSVETEAVVEALDNQGVPTQYIKVLRELYSSFTTRTSPFYKNIIIDVKRGSDRMTQFHPKYSQLPSRTQCESWNGTTWE from the coding sequence atgactgctctccggaacccaaggGAACGCCATTGCTCGAGAAGGGAGGTGGGAAATCTCTCGCTTTTCTGTTTTCGACAGCCTGTCTTGCCTCCTcctctgagggaagatggacgtTGGGTTCTCCgtcgaaatacgacatgctatctgTCGGTGAATCGTCGGCCCCGGTCCACGATAAACCGACCTGAGGCCTTCCGCGCTTCACCCCTGGGTTTTCGTTCCGTGGATGGGTTCCTAACGGGcgccgtgttgttgtataaaaaggcagatccacatgacatcggcaactatcgcccaatctgcctactgtccgtcatctacaagctctttacaagagtgatccttaataggattgaaaaagtcttggatgaaggacagccatgcgagcaagcagggtttcgaaaaggattcagcacgattgaccacattcacactgtttcgaaactcatcgagttatcacgagagtacaagataccgctctgtctcaccttcattgacttgaagaaggacttcgactcagttgagacggaagcggtcgtggaagccttggacaaccaaggcgtccctactcagtacataaaggtgcttcgagagttgtacagtagcTTCACGACCAGAacttcgccattctacaagaacatcatcattgacgtgaagaggggatCCGACAGgatgacacaatttcacccaaaatattcacagctaCCCTCGAGGACGCAATgtgaaagttggaatgggacgacatgggagtga
- a CDS encoding hypothetical protein (NECATOR_CHRX.G23199.T2), whose product MTAEGNIWNVRKKDYEKALFFFDSGAQKTVIEENLAEQLGLSKNTTEICTMSGIGGHIEYFESHKVSAKLGTAFGEEICITIQTKPDITNGFPSVKLNVEDIEFLKTKTICLANSKLRGEHQNPHVLVGLDYYHDLVTDPANRIRTPSGFHTAKTVFGPTIYGQGINKKMFELDGLGIMPEETQGDEKV is encoded by the exons ATGACTGCTGAAGGCAATATTTGGAACGTCAGAAAAAAGGACTATGAAAAAGcgctatttttcttcgattctggcgcacaaaaaacagtaatcGAGGAAAATCTTGCAGAACAACTCGGTCTATCCAAGAACACgaccgaaatctgcaccatgtCCGGAATTGGAGGGCATATTGAGTACTTCGAAAGTCATAAGGTTTCGGCAAAACTAGGAACTGCTTTCGGAGAAGAAATTTGCATAACCATACAGACCAAACCAGACATAACAAACGGATTTCCTTCAGTGAAACTGAACGTAGAAGATATTGAgttcttgaaaacaaaaactatctGTCTAGCAAATTCAAAGCTTCGTGGTGAGCATCAAAATCCACACGTTCTCGTTGGACTGGACTACTACCACGATTTAGTTACGGATCCAGCAAACAGAATCCGAACACCATCTGGTTTTCATACAGCAAAAACGGTTTTTGGACCCACAATTTATGGTCAAGGAATCAACAAA aaaatgtttgaGTTGGACGGCCTCGGTATCATGCCGGAAGAAACCCAGGGAGACGAAAAAGTTTAA
- a CDS encoding hypothetical protein (NECATOR_CHRX.G23207.T1) has protein sequence MHRSSAESTKDDVHAERMDLGCPFTVNGTNISECTSYVHLGRELNMMNDLTPELGRRRRAAWGAYKSIEDVVKKTRNTPLRAHLFNTTLLPALTYASETWAFRKQEENAVIERAIKRVILGGSRLTQVRDGIRSSFLLQRSKIRDAAAFAKESKIRWAGHVMRFNDDRWTRAVSDWVPRDIKRTTGRPPTRWSDFFTKSFKEKYDALRVPRERRNHWATLARDRDKWKNYWRPLDQFEGQRESR, from the coding sequence atgcatcggtcttcagctgaatctacaaaagacgatgttcatgcggaacggatggatctcggatgcccaTTCACggtcaacggaacgaacatatccgaatgcaccagctacgttcatctgggtcgggaattgaacatgatgaacgacctgacccccgagctgggcaggaggagacgagcggcttggggagcgtacaagagcatcgaggatgtagtgaagaagaccaggaacaccccgctccgtgctcacctcttcaacaccaccttacttcctgctttgacctatgcttcggaaacctgggcatttcgcaagcaggaagaaaacgcggtcattgaacgcgcaattaaGAGAGTGATACTAGGAGGATCCCGTTtaacgcaagtgagggacgggattcgaagttctttcCTActtcagcgatcgaagattagagacgccgccgcgtttgccaaggaaagtaaaataaggtgggccggacacgtgatgcgctttaatgacgaccgttggaccagagccgtgagcgactgggttccccgcgatattaagcgcactacaggaagaccgccgacccgatggtcagatttcttcacgaagtccttcaaagaaaaatatgatgctcttcgtgtcccacgcgaaaggagaaaccactgggctactctggcgcgcgatcgggacaaatggaagaattactggcgcccgctcgaccagttcgaaggtcaacgggagtcaaggtga
- a CDS encoding hypothetical protein (NECATOR_CHRX.G23202.T1) codes for MWLLIATPRMSVLQSRKSTHISIRYEVIRCAEWTASIELEIEVILMGKNTKKFLSMRPYMTEVVERVNTTVISLQKPTITEINRYAISENAAFTLPDRFVVPVECSDEAQAQTQFSTCTNLIRCHCENAHRCQCPEEYLSHLRNSSALPIETSSYNLTKEDDSVMTMTEEGEFVLTLDSKILVNASEIVTEKKIQTIDLTVCYNCEHGARLVTRCHSLLNIRVTVVCKTFEFVIHCGPMNVSKTTLIMPLSEKHAQRTVQRMSISKAC; via the coding sequence ATGTGGTTGCTTATTGCCACTCCTCGCATGTCAGTTCTACAGAGTCGTAAATCGACCCACATCTCGATCAGGTATGAGGTGATTAGGTGTGCAGAGTGGACAGCATCGATCGAACTCGAGATCGAGGTAATCCTAATGGGGAAGAATACGAAGAAGTTTTTGTCGATGAGACCATATATGACAGAAGTCGTTGAAAGAGTCAACACCACTGTGATATCCTTACAAAAACCAACGATCACAGAAATCAATCGGTATGCTATCTCCGAAAATGCAGCCTTCACATTACCGGATAGATTCGTCGTGCCAGTAGAATGCAGCGATGAAGCCCAAGCACAAACCCAGTTCTCTACTTGCACGAATCTTATAAGGTGTCACTGTGAAAACGCCCACAGATGTCAATGTCCAGAAGAGTACTTGAGTCACCTAAGAAACTCCTCAGCATTACCAATAGAAACATCCTCCTACAACCTCACAAAGGAAGACGATAGTGTGATGACTATGACTGAGGAAGGTGAATTCGTGCTCACACTAGACTCCAAAATACTGGTGAATGCGTCAGAAATCgtgacagagaaaaaaatccagacaaTTGATCTCACAGTTTGCTACAACTGTGAACATGGAGCTAGACTAGTTACAAGGTGCCATTCACTACTGAACATAAGAGTTACAGTTGTTTGCAAAACATTCGAGTTCGTCATTCATTGTGGGCCAATGAATGTCAGCAAGACCACTTTGATCATGCCATTGTCCGAGAAACATGCACAACGGACTGTTCAGAGAATGTCGATATCAAAGGCGTGCTAA
- a CDS encoding hypothetical protein (NECATOR_CHRX.G23201.T2), whose protein sequence is METLETTCNRPDFCDHHYFLSKALLGNPHCWPAGAITTLAVVIYIFAVILAMLVWSMHKVRHANKAVPMEQLPMITTRHNRSNSPNAFVPAPLPCLTAICMRMHVNADTCGTQRTSFAMNKTSAPISTMRNSYLIALPPKFAYKSTT, encoded by the coding sequence ATGGAGACACTTGAGACAACATGCAACCgaccagacttctgcgatcaTCACTactttctctcaaaagctctTCTAGGCAACCCTCACTGTTGGCCTGCAGGAGCAATCACTACCCTAGCAGTAGTGATTTACATTTTTGCCGTAATTCTGGCTATGTTAGTCTGGTCAATGCACAAAGTCAGACACGCTAACAAAGCTGTACCAATGGAACAACTACCTATGATTACTACACGACACAATCGTAGTAATAGCCCTAACGCGTTCGTTCCCGCACCACTTCCATGTCTAACTGCAATATGCATGCGAATGCATGTCAACGCGGATACATGCGGCACTCAGCGAACCTCATTTGCAATGAACAAAACAAGTGCTCCTATCAGTACAATGAGGAACTCTTATCTAATCGCCTTACCTCCAAAATTTGCATACAAATCAACCACTTGA
- a CDS encoding hypothetical protein (NECATOR_CHRX.G23201.T1), translating to MLSIISLALAERVPKITCVKGKINISSPKGSFQLCFNEHWRTFNEATKNLTYTLTISPHNDQVKVALIMLGNHSMETLETTCNRPDFCDHHYFLSKALLGNPHCWPAGAITTLAVVIYIFAVILAMLVWSMHKVRHANKAVPMEQLPMITTRHNRSNSPNAFVPAPLPCLTAICMRMHVNADTCGTQRTSFAMNKTSAPISTMRNSYLIALPPKFAYKSTT from the coding sequence ATGTTGTCAATAATATCCCTAGCATTAGCTGAACGTGTCCCCAAGATAACCTGCGTGAAAGGAAAGATCAATATCTCATCTCCGAAAGGTTCTTTCCAGCTATGTTTCAATGAACATTGGCGAACGTTCAATGAGGCCACAAAAAACCTCACATACACATTAACAATATCCCCTCACAACGATCAGGTAAAGGTTGCACTCATAATGCTAGGCAACCACAGCATGGAGACACTTGAGACAACATGCAACCgaccagacttctgcgatcaTCACTactttctctcaaaagctctTCTAGGCAACCCTCACTGTTGGCCTGCAGGAGCAATCACTACCCTAGCAGTAGTGATTTACATTTTTGCCGTAATTCTGGCTATGTTAGTCTGGTCAATGCACAAAGTCAGACACGCTAACAAAGCTGTACCAATGGAACAACTACCTATGATTACTACACGACACAATCGTAGTAATAGCCCTAACGCGTTCGTTCCCGCACCACTTCCATGTCTAACTGCAATATGCATGCGAATGCATGTCAACGCGGATACATGCGGCACTCAGCGAACCTCATTTGCAATGAACAAAACAAGTGCTCCTATCAGTACAATGAGGAACTCTTATCTAATCGCCTTACCTCCAAAATTTGCATACAAATCAACCACTTGA
- a CDS encoding hypothetical protein (NECATOR_CHRX.G23199.T1): MTAEGNIWNVRKKDYEKALFFFDSGAQKTVIEENLAEQLGLSKNTTEICTMSGIGGHIEYFESHKVSAKLGTAFGEEICITIQTKPDITNGFPSVKLNVEDIEFLKTKTICLANSKLRGEHQNPHVLVGLDYYHDLVTDPANRIRTPSGFHTAKTVFGPTIYGQGINKVSETTNTVCHSLTGTSENTEQELLTENV; encoded by the coding sequence ATGACTGCTGAAGGCAATATTTGGAACGTCAGAAAAAAGGACTATGAAAAAGcgctatttttcttcgattctggcgcacaaaaaacagtaatcGAGGAAAATCTTGCAGAACAACTCGGTCTATCCAAGAACACgaccgaaatctgcaccatgtCCGGAATTGGAGGGCATATTGAGTACTTCGAAAGTCATAAGGTTTCGGCAAAACTAGGAACTGCTTTCGGAGAAGAAATTTGCATAACCATACAGACCAAACCAGACATAACAAACGGATTTCCTTCAGTGAAACTGAACGTAGAAGATATTGAgttcttgaaaacaaaaactatctGTCTAGCAAATTCAAAGCTTCGTGGTGAGCATCAAAATCCACACGTTCTCGTTGGACTGGACTACTACCACGATTTAGTTACGGATCCAGCAAACAGAATCCGAACACCATCTGGTTTTCATACAGCAAAAACGGTTTTTGGACCCACAATTTATGGTCAAGGAATCAACAAAGTAAGTGAAACTACTAACACAGTATGTCACAGCCTGACAGGAACTTCCGAAAACACGGAACAAGAACTCcttacagaaaatgtttga
- a CDS encoding hypothetical protein (NECATOR_CHRX.G23198.T1) → MIEIEQIEEESQLQSGIAEANDITFVLTARLDEAKNMRENMEIKVEYMSLKLQRDNNVNNEENEEGDGEIDDANENSVRDTTMPSCSQERSNSASTCNHGTAKRTLRSIKPPQATLPKFYGNSDDFPEYWAIFEALVHNSEELDTMEKILLLKESLK, encoded by the coding sequence AtgattgaaattgaacaaatagaGGAAGAATCGCAGCTACAATCTGGGATAGCTGAAGCAAACGACATTACGTTCGTGCTAACAGCGCGCCTTgatgaagcaaaaaatatgcgcgaaaatatggaaatcaaAGTGGAATACATGTCCCTAAAGCTCCAAAGAGACAATAACGtcaacaatgaagaaaacgaagaagggGATGGCGAAATTGATGATGCAAATGAAAATTCTGTGCGAGACACTACAATGCCATCTTGCTCACAAGAAAGATCAAATTCAGCATCCACATGCAATCATGGCACAGCCAAAAGGACGCTGAGGTCAATAAAACCTCCACAAGCCACACTACCAAAATTTTACGGGAATTCTGACGACTTCCCAGAATACTGGGCCATTTTTGAAGCCCTTGTCCATAACAGTGAAGAACTGGACACTATGGAAAAGATACTCCTACTCAAAGAAAGTTTAAAGTGA
- a CDS encoding hypothetical protein (NECATOR_CHRX.G23204.T1), which produces MGLEACNLPMGFKFYAKHSNRKESPDSGGKPARTLESDAAIEDLMMQARKFKYDVIGLTETRRRHPLTAMYDTGENLFLETYDSRGTGGVGVLVNTFDNLQPESDVCG; this is translated from the exons atgggactagaggcttgcaacctacCCATGGGtttcaaattttatgcaaaacacagcaatagaaaagagtctcctgattccggaggaaagcctg CCCGTACGCTTGAGTCGGAtgcggccattgaagatctgatgatgcaagccaggaagtttaagtatgacgtcatcggactgaccgagacgaggcgACGCCACCCACTGACCGCCATGTATGACACTGGAGAAAACCTGTTCTTAGAAACATACGATAGTAGAGGAACtggtggagttggtgtcctcgtcaacacttTCGACAACTTacaacccgaatcggacgtctgcggatga
- a CDS encoding hypothetical protein (NECATOR_CHRX.G23203.T1): MRHRHTTPSSAPRLDSLEKARQTLLERTAPKSSCLLCTVDENRDNHHSGRCPQFPDPISKTTQATKLNLYLLCLKTAHEDICGVKCGSCCLGHNFLLCSSKRPQPPTKRPYKKEALSQRRHHHQQATSRHQYTCTKLNSQVTVSNPLSTQRQPTTHATPQNSATVEPYEGKDLSKQNLFRKLLLCAVVAHASIIDPDYV; encoded by the coding sequence ATGCGACATCGCCACACTACTCCATCATCTGCTCCCCGCCTCGACAGTCTTGAAAAGGCTCGCCAAACGCTTCTGGAAAGGACTGCTCCGAAGTCCAGCTGTCTATTGTGCACTGTGGACGAGAATCGTGACAATCACCATTCCGGGAGATGTCCACAGTTCCCGGATCCAATATCCAAAACAACACAGGCGACAAAACTGAACCTGTACCTTCTCTGCCTAAAAACGGCACACGAAGACATATGTGGAGTGAAGTGTGGAAGTTGTTGTCTTGGCCACAATTTCCTGCTTTGCTCCTCCAAAAGACCGCAGCCGCCCACGAAGCGGCCATACAAGAAGGAGGCACTATCTCAGCGCcgtcatcatcatcaacaAGCCACAAGCCGTCATCAATACACCTGCACCAAGCTGAATTCTCAAGTCACCGTCAGCAATCCACTATCAACCCAACGTCAGCCCACCACTCACGCCACTCCACAAAACTCCGCAACAGTCGAGCCGTACGAAGGAAAAGATTTGTCGAAGCAGAACTTGTTTCGCAAATTATTACTTTGTGCTGTTGTCGCTCACGCCagtatcatcgaccccgattatgtataa
- a CDS encoding hypothetical protein (NECATOR_CHRX.G23200.T1) — MPPLPKDTVIKSRPFQDVGCHFMGPFASKTLEKMYVCLYTCLTTRAVQLEVVENLSAGAFLKCFVRFVSRRGVLEIVRSDCGTNFKLGEVIITKMFCDLNENGRSLMSYCASQQINWIFNPPGSPWMGGAWERLVGLTKKTFNKSIGRKRLSFADMCTMITRIETILNTTPLTKLNSNDIAEIPLRPTDFLKGNSNYSLPNDKVADVSGDPDYDPNLIQTEKQALEAFQTSEMSQ; from the coding sequence ATGCCTCCACTACCAAAGGACACGGTTATAAAGTCCAGACCATTTCAAGATGTCGGATGTCACTTCATGGGTCCTTTCGCTTCAAAAACTCTCGAGAAAATGTACGTGTGTTTATACACATGCCTTACAACTCGAGCAGTACAGTTAGAAGTGGTAGAAAATCTTTCGGCAGGAGCATTCCTCAAGTGTTTCGTGAGATTCGTCTCGCGCAGAGGAGTTCTAGAGATTGTCCGCTCAGATTGCGGAACCAACTTCAAGCTTGGTGAAGTCATTATCACAAAGATGTTCTGCGACCTCAACGAGAATGGTCGATCTCTTATGTCATATTGTGCATCCCAACAAATAAACTGGATCTTCAATCCTCCTGGATCCCCCTGGATGGGTGGTGCATGGGAACGCCTAGTTGGATTAACCAAGAAAACGTTTAATAAATCAATAGGGCGCAAACGCTTGAGTTTTGCAGACATGTGCACCATGATCACTCGAATTGAGACAATTCTAAACACAACACCTCTTACGAAACTGAACTCCAATGATATCGCAGAGATACCATTGAGGCCCActgattttttgaagggaaattcCAACTACTCGCTTCCGAACGACAAAGTTGCAGACGTATCGGGCGATCCTGACTACGATCCTAATCTCatccaaacagaaaaacaggCACTTGAAGCATTTCAAACATCAGAAATGAGCCAATAA